A stretch of the Epinephelus fuscoguttatus linkage group LG2, E.fuscoguttatus.final_Chr_v1 genome encodes the following:
- the LOC125900100 gene encoding uncharacterized protein LOC125900100 isoform X6: MMVMMMMMMIVMMIVMMMMIVMMMMTVVMMMVMKMVMMMVMMVMMMMMMMVMVMMMMIVMMIVMMMMIVMMMMTVVMMMVMKMVMMMVMMMMTVMMIVMTTVMMVMMMIVMMMTVVMMMVMMMMMTVMMMIVMMMMMMMIVMMMTVVMMMMTVMMMIVMMMIVMMMMMMVVMMMVVMMVVMMMMMMIVMMMMKMVMMIVMKVMMIVMMMTVVMTVVMMMVVMKVMMIVMMMTVVMMMVMMMVVMMVMMMVVVMVMMMTVVMMMVMMMVVVMKVMMMVVVMVMMMMVVVKVMVMMMVVMKVMMMVVVMVMMMMVVVKVMVMMMVVMKVMMMVMVMVVMKVMVMMMVVVVVMMVMVMVMVMMVVMVMVVMKVMVMMMVVVVVMMMVMMMVMMMVVMKVMMMVMMVMVMVMVVMKVMVMMMVVVVVMMMVMVMVMMVVMMMVMMMMMMKVMVMMMMMMKVMMMMMGMMMR; this comes from the exons atgatggtgatgatgatgatgatgatgattgtgatgatgattgtgatgatgatgatgattgtgatgatgatgatgacggtggtgatgatgatggtgatgaagatggtgatgatgatggtgatgatggtgatgatgatgatgatgatgatggtgatggtgatgatgatgatgattgtgatgatgattgtgatgatgatgatgattgtgatgatgatgatgacggtggtgatgatgatggtgatgaagatggtgatgatgatggtgatgatgatgatgacggtgATGATGATTGTGATGACGacggtgatgatggtgatgatgatgattgtgatgatgatgacggtggtgatgatgatggtgatgatgatgatgatgacggtgatgatgatgattgtgatgatgatgatgatgatgatgattgtgatgatgatgaccgtggtgatgatgatgatgacagtgatgatgatgattgtgatgatgatgattgtgatgatgatgatgatgatggtggtgatgatgatggtggtgatgatggtggtgatgatgatgatgatgatgattgtgatgatgatgatgaagatggtgatgatgattgtgatgaaggtgatgatgattgtgatgatgatgacggtgGTGATGacggtggtgatgatgatggtggtgatgaaggtgatgatgattgtgatgatgatgacggtggtgatgatgatggtgatgatgatggtggtgatgatggtgatgatgatggtggtggtgatggtgatgatgatgacggtggtgatgatgatggtgatgatgatggtggtggtgatgaaggtgatgatgatggtggtggtgatggtgatgatgatgatggtggtggtgaaggtgatggtgatgatgatggtggtgatgaaggtgatgatgatggtggtggtgatggtgatgatgatgatggtggtggtgaaggtgatggtgatgatgatggtggtgatgaaggtgatgatgatggtgatggtgatggtggtgatgaaggtgatggtgatgatgatggtggtggtggtggtgatgatggtgatggtgatggtgatggtgatgatggtggtgatggtgatggtggtgatgaag gtgatggtgatgatgatggtggtggtggtggtgatgatgatggtgatgatgatggtgatgatgatggtggtgatgaaggtgatgatgatggtgatgatggtgatggtgatggtgatggtggtgatgaaggtgatggtgatgatgatggtggtggtggtggtgatgatgatggtgatggtgatggtgatgatggtggtgatgatgatggtgatgatgatgatgatgatgaaggtgatggtgatgatgatgatgatgatgaaggtgatgatgatgatgatggggatgatgatgcgatga